Proteins co-encoded in one Ziziphus jujuba cultivar Dongzao chromosome 9, ASM3175591v1 genomic window:
- the LOC107425797 gene encoding MDIS1-interacting receptor like kinase 2, producing the protein MTSLVIFDVDTNQLSDFRKNSPKLTTVRFSDSNFSGELPQHLCSGFALEDVSVKNDSFTRPLPECLRNYSRLTVAQFYKNQFTGNITNAFRVYLKLEKLDLSEKQFMGEISVKWGECKNLRDLQMDENKISGRIPPEIRKLSWLQRMTRENNELSGEIPAELGNVQMLYKLNLSNNHFSGKIPESIGLLSLNLSHNNLSGEIPSEIGNLVSLQTLLDLSSNSLFREIPSSFIKLTSLEILNVSNSHLSVLVFTIVLATFLMRHRQLRIQDEENRIVKNSNISKSIIWEKEGKFTFWEVMNAIENFDDKYRIGNGGFGIVYKATLSSGLTIAVKRLKITESIDILETNRLSFENEIRTLTNIRHCNIIKLHGFCTRKGFMHFVYEYIERGSFRNVLYGLDNEEDKHLGWDKRVRIVQGLAHALSYLHHDRSPSIVHRYVSLGNVLLELDYEPRLSDFGTTRLLSPDLSNWIAIIGSYGYMASELALTMKVTEQCDVYSFGVVALETMMGRHPGKLLDGLSWPSTSTSENINVESLLLKDILDH; encoded by the exons ATGACGTCACTGGTCATATTCGACGTCGACACCAACCAACTTTCCG ATTTTAGGAAGAATAGTCCTAAGTTGACCACTGTTAGATTTTCAGACAGCAATTTCTCTGGAGAATTACCTCAACATTTATGTAGCGGGTTTGCTCTTGAAGATGTGAGTGTGAAAAACGACAGTTTTACAAGGCCATTACCAGAGTGCTTGAGAAATTATTCAAGATTAACAGTTGCACAGTTCTATAAGAACCAATTCACTGGAAATATTACGAATGCATTTAGGGTTTATCTGAAACTCGAAAAATTGGATCTCAGTGAGAAACAATTCATGGGTGAAATCTCAGTGAAGTGGGGTGAATGTAAAAATCTCAGAGACTTGCAAATGGATGAGAATAAGATTTCAGGTCGGATCCCACCTGAGATCAGAAAGTTATCCTGGTTGCAGCGTATGACACGTGAAAACAATGAGCTAAGTGGGGAGATTCCAGCTGAACTGGGTAACGTACAAATGCTATACAAGCTCAATCTCAGCAACAATCATTTTTCTGGGAAAATCCCTGAGAGTATTG GGCTGTTAAGCTTGAACTTAAGCCACAACAATCTTTCCGGCGAAATACCATCAGAGATTGGCAACTTGGTTTCTTTGCAAACATTGTTGGATCTCAGCAGCAATTCTCTATTCAGAGAAATCCCATCAAGCTTCATCAAGCTAACATCTTTGGAGATTCTGAATGTCTCGAATAGCCATCTCTCCG TGCTAGTGTTTACCATTGTGTTGGCTACTTTTCTTATGCGTcatcgccaattaagaatccaagaTGAAGAAAACAGAATTGTTAAAAACTCAAACATCTCGAAGTCCATAATATGGGAGAAAGAAGGAAAGTTTACATTTTGGGAAGTCATGAACGCCATTGAGAACTTCGACGACAAGTACCGCATCGGCAATGGAGGATTTGGCATCGTATACAAAGCCACTTTATCTTCTGGTCTTACCATTGCAGTTAAGCGGTTGAAGATAACAGAGTCCATTGACATCTTGGAAACAAATCGCCTGAGTTTTGAGAATGAGATAAGGACTCTGACGAACATTCGGCACTGTAATATCATAAAGCTACATGGGTTCTGCACCAGGAAGGGCTTCATGCATTTTGTTTATGAATATATAGAAAGAGGAAGTTTTAGAAATGTGTTGTATGGTTTGGATAATGAAGAAGATAAGCATCTGGGTTGGGATAAAAGGGTGAGAATTGTTCAAGGACTGGCTCATGCACTTTCCTACTTGCACCATGACCGTTCACCATCGATTGTTCACCGTTATGTGTCATTGGGCAATGTATTGCTGGAGTTGGATTACGAGCCACGGCTGTCGGATTTTGGCACTACCAGACTGTTGAGCCCTGATTTATCAAACTGGATTGCTATTATTGGGTCATACGGCTACATGGCCtctg AACTAGCGCTTACAATGAAAGTTACAGAGCAATGTGATGTATATAGCTTTGGAGTGGTAGCTTTGGAAACAATGATGGGAAGACATCCAGGGAAACTTCTGGATGGTCTATCATGGCCATCAACATCAACATCAgagaatattaatgtagaaagTTTGCTGTTGAAGGACATTTTGGACCACTGA